TAATGTCTAACCACCAACTAACACAGCAAAGCAGCTTGCTTGATCACATGGAGCCTGTCCAAAATACCGCTGGTAATATTTTTGGTCACTTTTGCGTGCATCGGCTCCAGAGATGCCGGTGTCTACGGGCAACAACATAACTGGCACTGTGCCAAAACAGCTTGCTTGGTACAGAATCAAGACGATTGATCCTAATGCAATATATGAAGCCAGTCATTCGAGCATAACCTTTTTCAGACATCCAAAAAGGTGCCGATGTTGCTGCTTTCCGTATCGTAATGAATTCCATGCAATTTAAAACCAAAGCTATGGAAGAGCGCAGTTGTCCTGTCTTTAGCAGACGCCGACGAGTTAGTCGCATTTCCACATCACTGTGGTGTGAGCATGAAGCGAGCGTCCTTATAAAGCCACGATCTCATTGAAAGGCTGTGGGCTCGCATACTGGTTTCTTTTAGGCACAAGGGTTCCGAGCTGGGCTAGTTGTCTTACGTATGTTATGGTGAAGCAGCGCAGACGGCTGAAAAACCAGCAGGGTGATGTGCTTTTGTGGCCTCACATGGCAGCGGTGAGCTGCCACGTGAGTCCACAACAAAGTGGCAGCGAGCAGCTGAATAAGTGCGCGCGGGTGGTGATAGATATAGAAATGGGGGATAGATAAGCACAGCTCGGTGCGGTGTCTGGCTCGGCGAGTGAGCTGCCACCAGGTAAAAATTGTGTGCAAGTGATGCTGCTCCGTTGCCATTTCTGTGGTACTATTTCTGAATTCAAGATTTTGAGATATCTGGAGTCCAGCGCAAGAAGTTTTTCGAGATGAGAGGTGAAAAACACATGGGTTGAAACCACAGCCTGGAAAAAATTTTCGAGATAATGGAGTTTgagttaacgagggtttacttATTTGTACATACATAAGCTTATTTCTCATGTCCACCAGCTGCACCTTCACCTTATAATCTTGATTGTCTAATAATGGAATAGATACGGCATCTGCGGGAGTGTGGAACTCTCTCTGTGCAGCCCTTTTACTCAATAGGGTGGTGACACTTGGTGGAGCATGTTGTCTGACTTGTACAGAGCATTTAAATGGTTATGTCAGACAGCAACTAAGTGGTACTCTAATTGTAAGTGGGCTCAAATGTCAATTATGATGCTTGATTAACACCATTTCACTTGCTTATTTTCATAATGCAGCGTTAAAGCTGTTTTCCATGATCCTAGTAGCACTGCCAGAGTGCCATGAAATGACTAATGGAATGTGCCATGAAATTGTTCGCACTGCGCAAATCCTGTGCTGTGGGTGATATGTGGGCGACTTATCCTCGCCCACTTTCTCAGATGGTCAGATCTTGTTAGCAATGCACTCATATCTTGGCACAGAACACATGCTTGAAAAGTTATCACTACTTTAATCTATAGCTCTAGCTGATTCTCATAGTCCCCTTATATTTAATTCTTGAATAACTTGAGAACTTTCGCTCCACAGAACGCTCATCTAGGCCGATATCAAGCGAGGGAAGAGGAGACGTTCGCAATGTTGAGCGGCTCATCTTCAACCGTGAGGATTTGATCAGCGTGTCCCTGGAATACAGTGCCCGGTGAGTCGACAAGCAAAAATGCTTCTTGTTCACCTGCTGACTCTGTGCAGTTGTAACTATTTGTGACCAAGGATTGCAGACTGTGCCAGTGTCGTCGAacggcaaacggcgtgcggcgagttgccgtgccggtaacgtggacaggccttaagtgtgcacttcggcgttccttgcatgtccctgtctggaaagagtacATCATTATCAatgataccgtacaaagctgcacTATTTGCATTGGATGAAGTATGCGTGAGCGATCGGCTGGCTTGGGAAGCGGACGAGGCACTCGCGGACGGCtacgccggaagctcgctttgtaaatggcctccgagctcactcACATTGTGCGTCGTGccgtctcggaggccatagtTTGTCTCTTGCGTCTGCCGCTACTTCCGCTGTCGGCGCTGCAGTCTGGCATGCTTGGTCTTGTggcgcctaaagcccctatatataaaaagtagcgtcacgctttgaagaatgccgccgcctcctcgcacaccctgtccgaggccgacgctcgtcggtattggcctaatggcatcacgtggaccgtcgcgcctccgggcgctggctgcgtttgtttatgATCACACTCCATTGctattttcgcccgagaagcgtctaccgactggcgaggagcacaacgatagcggcgaacacagtcggcgatcgtcgaatctgatcagcggcgaaagataaacaagtgcacgtgtttcaagcgatgtaggcggcgcaacagtcgaaaaaggagcgcgaaagagaggaggaaGGAAGGCGGAGAAGGCGAGTGTTGCTACTtcttatatataggggctttagtggcGCCGAGCGAGCGTGAACCGGCGGCGCAGTTGTTCTCTATGCCGCCGCCGGTCGGTGCTGACGCCAAAAATCCGTCGAAGATTTCGTGCTTGTGGTTGCGCCTTTACAGCGCAGCAAGAAGCTGAAGATTATCAGTGTAACCGAAGAGCTGAGGAACATAGCCATTGACGGTAGATAGGTGGACGAGTCGTGCATCCGCAATGGAGACTTGTTTTTTCAAAGATTTCAGCATTGTTGTATGCAGGTTGTAATTGGGCGTGCGGATTATACCGGGAGGCGGGTTATActgtggaatctcgttgatacgattctgcatcaTACGTTTTACAGGATAATAGGTTTTTTtcttatacagtatagaccacttataacgtaaccgcttatagtgcagggccggatatagtgcggtcttttcagactcccgttaattttcccatagcactccatgtatacacgtatcgcttatagtgcagttgcgggaaactaaataccggttacagtgcggctgcctgggagtacggaggTCAGCGGTgacagcgaacgctcccctcaaacgggcgccccaaggagtgctcgaggaagaaagagaaacgaagtggaggagaagagcacgtggtgcgaacgaacagccagtgaggctgaaaccaaaatcttgagtgcgagtcgtgaaatgtcacggcgcgtatagcgagcgagggccacgaaactgccaacgccggccaacgctcgcttcacgataacggcagtaaacgaaacttcagggagcgggcggcgccggcacagcgcggcgaagggcgcacgcggagacctgtggaatgtgagggaggagggcagcagggaagcggatttcaccttggcaactccgccgcctcggtggctcccctcgccctccctcgtagctccctcactttcgactgtcaccgtgcgcgcccgccgccgtgcaggcgccgccgctccagacggcccggcgccagctccgcgaagtttcgttttctgccattattgggaagcgggcgtttgccggcgtgggcagtttcgttggccggcctgggaaagcgccgctgcttccctctgcgccgtagccgcagcgtgcaaaatCAACACGTGattagaaagtagaggaagcataaaggagaaaaagggttcactgccattttctacgcgtggctacggtagcgtggagacgtcggcacgtacacgcatgttccggcgcaacgcagaattggcgaccttgccatttgatgAGAGAGAATGAAATGTCCGCCTTGGGGTTTTTTGTTTGCGCACTaaattgaggggtctctcctaagcttttactccatggcggtgccggagcaatgccggtcggaggcgctgccgtgcgatttggttcgaattaacgagattcgactgtaaatataatgcaaacgttctagccgcattccttgactgtcgcatacgcgtggcggctcggtgcacatgttttgcatatgtgcaggccttgaaaattgttgcttgggttatagtggcggtacctcttatagtgcggatattcgcgactccggcgactgacgttataagcggtctacactgtatatggtTATGTTCGGATAATGATACCGTATTTACTTAATTCGAATGCGCTCTCAATTGTAACGCACACCTGTTTTCCGTCAccaaaagagagaagaaaaaaagtatcCTTTACAAAATCGCgtacctcatgctttcatacagaaatagttaaacctgcttataacgaacctccatataacgaattcctggatataacgaagtttttcgattccccgccgttactccatagaagcacatgtatttgagattctacataacgaagtggcagcgggagaccccctcgatataacgaatttccccctccgactacctagagatttcgccccaaattttgtcatttttgcgcgagcagcaaccggaagcaccttctccgccgcgatgaaattcgaagcgagcgcacgtgtgggtgcgtgcatgtgcgaggcggccctgcatccctcgacccggcgatcttgccgccgcgggcatgacctttccctctcccttcattcaaatctgatcatgctgcttgctgcagctggcctagaccaccaagccggcactctctccttttccagctgatgttgccgacgcgctggtacacgctgtggcacatcagactcgatgagcgcggacacgcgctgtcaaacgctggcggcgtgtggatgCGCCGCTGgcgaagcgagcgaagtgaccttgtGCTGttctctatcgcttcaactgcaaactgagcgccgagaacacacagcacgcagaaagctacgagccgccgacgcacctacactgctagactctgccccaacgcagatcgctttcaagatacggcctgctcgaccgcgcgccgccccgctattcctcctccccccccccctcgctccctcgccagtgcctcgagcgcaacggaagaaggcgcgcttcctccctgcttttcttgtgcgcgcgagatttagacgcggtcgtcggctcccctcgcacgttttcgctcgcacatacagcatacggcgcgcggcgactgcgttatcgcccttggacttcagggtacggccacgctagtggcaaaaacgcgcgtcagaaacgcgcggcaacgcgtcatgtcTTGCGGGGCAAAAGCGGCAgtaatcgggggtcttgcggcgtgccgcgcgaaatgggttctgcggcaaatgccgcgtgccgcgagatgaagaaccaatcaagagcgacgagggtgacgtcacggagccatcacaaccggaacgccgccggtccgcgccgggttttcaatcgacgatcgtcgtctcttgCATGAAACagcgagcgctcgcggtgttgctcgcccgttcggagagcgccggagatcttatcgcgctgccgcgtggCGAGACGCGCGTgtcacggtggcctcgcggcaatgcgctgacgcgcggcaacttgccgctcgctgcatgacgcgcgcgtttatTGCCGCTAgcgcgtggccgtacccttatatacagAATATCtgtgagccaaaaccaattttagggccacatcgcgtcatggacaccatctttatatagcaaatacggatctcaagggccataattttgctggcggaaaccgaaaatgcgtcatagttgtcgcgcccggcactttgggtggccaatgccatcgtcaagccaccaagccaagcgacatgaaaagtaaaaatggccgctcgggccggcgcggggtgccagttcgcaacgtatgatgcaggaacggtcccacagttgcgacgcaacagcggggttaccaatgcattgagttctatgggagctgtgccgggaccggtcgaaaacgaagtaacagccgggaaaacgcagcccccgggaacgtaacagcaaggttctactgtaacactatacgacgctacgacgctatcgtgacgctcgctcttcgtttgcgatgcctcgtgcttgtgcgaaacgacacgcgtccacgcatccggtacctggtgtgacattccgaggatgagtgcttcgacgaaaacggaaaacgggtgcgcgttacaattgagggcgcgttagaatagagtaaatacggtaaacgtttatttttcgaattttcgtgccgaacctgcatataacgaaatcctctttataacgaagtttttcgggaatttgtcaatttcgttatatccaggtttaactgtacaactttctttcatttggaaaaacaaagatttactcccaatgcactaaagttgcgatgagtatataaaaaagtcacagttttgcccgaaaggcaaagcatcgattcctgtagcaaattagtacacagctatacgaagtaacgatagtagatttattggccgtataaacttgtaaacatttgcttactaactaaattaacaaacatggtgtcacgtgtgcacaagcaaacatgaacacagctcgCTTGATGACCACGGAATCTCGTtatcaaaatgctggagtgacgTAGTGCGGCAGCTGCGACAAGCAAATTGACGTTCGTGCTAgcacgcctctcgcttcaacgtgaactacaAGCGTGGAAAACACAGTGCGCGGCGGACTCTCCCCCTtgacagatcgctttcaagatagggccaaggcgatcgtatcaccGAAGTGGATTGTCGCAGAATACATCCTGCTTCAGTCCACTGATACCCTTCCAtgttgctttgctggcaaaaacCCTCTCCTGTTTGTGTCAGTCCCGCACGCCAGTTTCGGGTTCTCTGAATGCCTGTGAtgtggcccgatttccgtccgtctccgcacacacaatcactttccttttaaatgcggcatcatgatgaactcggcacttcatgctgatagagccaACGCAGAAAACGAGAAGACACgcggtagactaatgcctaagcacatgtactatagcacatggaggaagctacggcagctaatCTCAAAGCGCATACGGGGCGGCCATTTTTAAATGCTGGTGgcgatatggtaacgcagatttagggtcgtactcgattctaacgtgcgcGCAATTTTTGCACCAGTTATTtgaaaaaaagtgtgcgttagattcgagtaagtGGTACGTTTTAatttctggttcccgtgaagatcgtagtatcatcgagattccattGCATATGATAAAATGCGGTAGTTAGTCCTTCATAGAGACTTTGGGGCATAAAACTGTATCTGTATCATTATTGTTACAACAGAGATGAATGAATGCTAGTTAAGTAAGCAGTCATCCGTCCAACATGGTGGTGGAGAGTTGGACATCATACATGGTGACAATGAGTGTGAGCAGAAATCAGTAACACACTTAGAGGAAGGCAGATTCCCAGTCCATCACAAAAGCACTTCTTTTAATCGCCTTGGTATCTCAATGATAGCAGTACTCAGCTGTGGAGCACAAGAAGATGGCTTCGTTTTCTGGCCTTGACGGGTGTACAATTGGTGTGGAGTGCATAAATGTCTACTTATCAAGATCTTGGCACACATTGATGGTTGCAAAGTGGCCACAATTAATACAGTACCATTCAATACAGGTCTTTCATAGCCTAGGTGCAACCTGGGGCATAAAGTGAGCTGCTTCTGAATCGTGTATATACTCTGAGCATTTCATAGTGCGATCTGCAACGCTTTCTATGAAATAACTACTTCGTGTGTCACAACTACAACTTGGGGACACAAGTTTCCATCACATCACTGTTGATGTGACCACACTGTTGATGCATTGTGGCCACTGGTCGCAGAAACGTTTTACTTTGCTCGTGTGGTGATAAATGGGTTTAGATCTTCGAGGTATTTCATGTCATAAATACATCATATTTTGCAATGTAAGAGTACAGTACTTAATTTTACGTTGAATTATATGGCATGTGCAATCAACCACGAAAGTTCATGGACCGCTGGATCCAAaataaagctgaatatctccgcagcctgggAACATAACCTGGTAGTTGCATTTCCAGCTTGCACAAGTACATGTGAACAACATATTGTTGTAAGTTTTTGCTGGCTACAGTCACAAACAGCTCGGATATTCACCGTTTTCTCGGATCTAGCGGTCCGTAAAATTTTGCGGTTGACTAGACCTAATATATTTCTCTCATACTTGACGCACTACCTTCTGGTTGCAGATTCGAACAGCAAGAGAAGTCTTCGTAGCTTTTGCAGTATCTCCTGCCTAGTATAAACTGAGTATAAGGTGTTACAAACATGCAGTGTAGAGAGGCAGCAAGGAAGTGCAGTGCATGCTTTAGCAGACATATCTCTGCCTTGCTACTACTGAACTAAAGTTCATGATTGTTGTTTTCGATTTGCAGGGATATTCTGCCCATTCGACCATTGTTGCTGGGGCCTCCTCTACCCGAAAGCCAGGAAAGTGTAAGTTGCATACTGCTGATGGGGTGTTTTGCCACAACAGCCCTTTGAAAGATATGGTGGTCTCATCCAACATTGTTATCATGACCCAGTTACACCCAACTAGGTTGCAATAACAGGTGCATGCCAACAGGTGCAGTTATCCAACTGGGTTAGGTAGTAGACTCATTTGGCATTTATTTAGCACTTTTTCCCCTCTGCACGTTAAGCAGATACAAGTGACCTTCATGAATTCGACCTCGGTTAATTCGACTTTTTGATTAATTTGAACTAACTGGAATGCCCCAGCGAAAAACAATACATTGTACTCAGTGGAAACCCTTCCATAGTAAATTCAAAAGTTTGCCGCTTCAGTTAACTTGAATCCAGAGTTGCCAGATGCCGCCGAGGAAACAAGCGAATAATCATCCCAAAAGAAGCCCCAAAAAAGTGGCATGACTTTTGCGAAGAAGCCCAAAAGAAGCAGAAGTTAAACAAATTTTTTCATTCTTGAAAATAGTTAAATTATAGCATGAAAAAAATTGCAGAAATATGAAGGGAAGGTTAAGAAATAACTTCAATAGTTTTTACAGAGGAAATATGTGCAAGAATGAACAaaagtggaacctcgttgataagATCTTTGCAAGAACCAGAAATTAAAACGTATATTCCAAAAATTGTACCATCCAAAGCAAGCCCCAAAACGTAAGAAAAAAGGCTTCCTTAGTGACTTATTCGCTAGCAAAGCTTCTTGTGGCGTAGAGTGATGCTGCTCTGCATAACACGCATGTGATGCGGAGAAGCATCACTTGACATCACGTTAACCGCATTTTTACGGTCGGTTGAAAGTCTCGGCAGCAGACAGCTCGAAACTTGAGATTGTGTATGTGCAGGATGCCGCTCCAACATAGGATTCTTCATTCTGTTTCGGTGGCACGACTTTACGAGGTTCATGTGCCAGAACATGCGCTCGACATCGGCATTGCTAAGAGGCATGGCCAGCAACGACAGAGCAAACTCGGCTATTTCCTTGAAACAGCTTTCATCACTTGAATTTGTGAAATCTAGCACTTCTACCCAGAAGGAAGCACAGCTGTCTATACTGAGTGTCCAGGAGTCCTACATCTCCCTTGAACAGTTTCAGGACAGACACATCCTGAAGGGGTGGTTTTACCTGGCTCAGTCCGCTCTCGGGCGAGAATGATTTCATGGAGTTCTAAAGCTGAATGTTGGAAGGAAGCCTAAGCTGCACTTGCCTTGCAGCCTCAAAAATGAAATCCTGGCATTCCAATTTGACGTTTATTTCTTACTCAGCGTTTAGTTTGGATGCTCATGCCACCTCGGTGTTGAATAGCACTCCAATGTCCACAGCAGAAAGTGGCAGGTGGGTGGCGGTGGGGTGGGTTGATTTCCAGAAGCCTCTTTCCTGGAGTTGGGATGTACAAGGGGTTAAGCACTCTGCAAATCAATGATCAAAAAATGTTCTGAAGGCAATCAATCAGTTTCAGTTGATTTCCAGTTTCAAGTTGGAACAGCTTATTGACTCTTCAGAATTCTTGCAGCAATGGGTTCAATGGGTTCACTATGTACAACTTGACAGGATCACGATGCATTTCGGACAGGATCTCACCATCATGCTTGAAGAATAATTTAAAGTATACTTACTTTGctaaaatgttttattttattgcaacaacAGCGATCGTCAGAGCAAAGCCATGAGAAAAACACCTTGTGTTGGTTGTCAAAGAACTCAATCAAAACTGACATTTCATAGACAAAGCTCGAATGCAACATTAGTGTAACTAAAAATAGAGTATGTTATTTCAGTATCATGTACACAAACCCAGCAACATTGAAAATGTGGTTTTTGGATATATGAAATAATTTTCAGGGCCAGTCACTTTTGGGAATTGTAACTCGTGGTGGCTGCAGAAGTGCTTGGTGTGAGATTAATGAAAATTTTCAGTGGGCATCGAGTTTGCCATGGAGCAGCGatacaactcctttgagtcgatgcAGTTTAAAAATTTCTAGCGCCATTGTCTCTATAGGTATTAAAGAGTGCCCATGGGCATAAACAGAACAGCATGCTTTGTCATCAATTTCTATGTGATGGGTGCACTTGCTTTCAGCCCCCAGGTAGCCGCCGATACCTCCTTTGTCCTGGTGGATTTACCGTGGGTCACCTCAAGAAATTCCTAAGGGCAAAGTTTGGCTTGTCCAAGAACCACGAGGCAAGTAGCAAGTGAAGTTGCTTGATTTTCATTCTGGTCACTAAAACTATTTTGCCTCTGCCTCACCGTGAAGAGTCTCTGAAAATGTTTGGGCATGTTGGGTAAACAAGCATAGTGTGCACAGCCTTTTATGTCTGGGGGTGTCTAAACATGTATGTTGTTCTTCTGGATCAGAAATATTCACTTGGGCCCCGACGTAGGTTGGCAGATAGAGTGGGGGGGATGGCCTTAAACTTTTGTAATATGCTAACAGATGTTTTCtgggggaacaaaaaaaaaattcttttataGGCTTGTGTTGGCTTTATCTTGCAGCTGCGCAGTTACTTAAAATGCTCGTTAGTTGCAGAAATACTTAGCATAGTTTACGGCATTTAGGAATAGATTATTGGCTGAATAACACTGTGTGCTTTTTTGTAATCGTGCCCATTGTAGTCAGGAAAGTGGGTGTCATATGTGGTGCCCACCTCAAGGAGCGGGTTCTGGTGGTTGGTGGTAATATTCGAGCTTTTCAGCTGGCATTGCACAGCTGTAAATACAGAAAATAATCGAAGGCTAGCTTACACACGTGCTACATGCGTGTGAGCTACACAGCAGTGATACATCTTGGATTTACAAGACTGCCATCTCACAGGCGGGTGTTTAATATATGGGTgcaaacttcttctttctggggtttatgtgccaaaaccagttctgatcatgaggcacgccgtagtggagggctccggattaattttgactacctggggttctttaacgtgcgctacaactcaagcacacgggcatttttgcatttcgcctccaccgaaatgcagccgcggtagccgggattcgatcccgcgatctcgtgctcagcagcacaacgccttagctgactgagccgtgGTGGGTGCTAACTATGCCCCCATCAATCAAAGCCTAATCTCGTGCTCTTGTTCTGTGAATGCAGGTGGATGTGATGTACATGCATGACCACCTCCTGGATGAATATGCTCTCATGGACCTTGCCTACATTTACTCTTGGCGCAGGGTAAGAGTGTCTTCGAATGCTGTTGCACATTTTTCAGCAGCTGCTTGTAGCTGTGACACAAAAACAGTTGTCGAATCAAACCTACGTTGAAATCCTGTAGACATTTCTTCTACTAAACTTGTCCTTTCAGTTTCTTTTACTCAGCTTTTCCTTTCATTTTATACAGTAGAACCcagctgttacgttcccgggtgctacattttcccggctgttgtgtcgttttcagccggtcccggcatagctcccataggacccaatgcattggtaaccccgctgttgcgtcgctactgtgggactgttcccgcatGATGCGTTGCGAACTGCGACCCCCCGCCCgcccgagcggccatgttgacttttcatgtcgtttcgcttggtggcttgacgatgcgattggccgcccaaagtgccggtggcgacacctatgacatattttcggtttccaccagaaaagcatggcctttgatatccgtaTTTGCTGTCTAAAGATGGCGTCTATGGCgagttggggccctaaaattggttttggcgcatagctgttccgtataaagtccaagggcgatagcgCCGTCACCGCGCGCATTATGTTGTATCTGTGGGAGACAGCGCGCGAGGGGAGCGCGGCTAAATTtggcgcgcgcaagaaagaaaagcggggaggaagcacgccttccAGTGGGAGTGGCTTCTCCGGCGTCGGCCACGCATATGCCGtatgggccgtatcttgaaactCTAGCATCAACgcttgtactctggcatcaatgCTTGAAAACGATCTGTGTtaggggcagagtctaggcagtgtaggtgcgtcggcagctcgtagcttttggcgtgctgtgtgttctcggcgctcagtttgcgtcgaagcgatggaccgcacgaagctcacatcgctcgctgctgctgccgtgcttcctcacgtCGGCGTTTTCATagcaagtgtccgcggtcattgagtgtgatttgttcatgttgcctgtgcgcgctgacaccatgcttgttaatttagttagtaagcgaatatttacaagtttatgcagacgataaaactactatcctaactttgtatagctgtctactaatttgctatcgcaatcgatgcttcggctttcggatgaaactgtgacttttttttttttttttcatacgtaagaattaaaataaaattgtgtgcagttcaccactactctcatttctcaattgtTCCTGTATCTCGGCTCTTGTGTTTCCCGGCTCTTTGGTTTtctttttacggtcccgtgaaaaacgtatcagcagggttctactgtaattgACTTTTTCAGCCTGCAGTAGCATTACTGGGGCAGGCTTTCTGTTGATtttctgtttctctttctctgttgAAAGATTTAGTAAAAGGGTACAGTGCTAGAATgaccccccccccgccccccttcccATCACACACTGAACAAGGAAAACGAACAGCAGTACATCTTTGCCATTCTGGCCCTACACTAAGTCGTCTTTCTCTACTCTGACTTGTTACAGAATGCCCCCATGCGGTTGCTGTACCGGTTTCCTGTGCTACCACCATCACTCGTGAGCTCGAGCTCAAAGGCAGATGATGCGGTCCCTGTGCCACCAGATGAAGGAAAAAGCATTTTCATCGGATCCACTGCATCCCATCAGACCACTGACGTGCCACCAGCTGGCTCTGCATCAAGTAAAAGGAGCCAAGCTCCTTCCAGTGATGCCAGTGCGAATGCTAATGCAGTGTGTGCCACCAATCCTAGCCATGTGAACCCCACAAGTGTTAACCGCAGTGACACAGGCAGTGTTAGTGCTAACCGCTCTAGTACAATTAACCATGTCAATTCTGGTTTTTCCCAGAATGCCACTTTACTCAGCAACAAGGACAGTACTGCTGTTAACGTAGCAGCAAATTCTCAAAAGCCAGTTGAGCCAATCAGCATGAACCGTGAAAGGTCTCCTGCAAAGCAACCTGTTGAGACTCCTTCAAACAAGCTTCCAGAAAATGCTATGTCTAAACAAGGTGCTGTAAGCCATACTGGCAGTGTCGGTGGTCTGTCACCAGCAGGAACCCCACAGCCACCACGAAACCAACAGCCATTAAAGAGCCAGCAGTCACCACAAAGCCAGCAGCCACCACGAGGCCAGCAGCCACCACGAGGCCAGCAGCCACCGCAAGGCCAGCAGCCACCGCAAGGCCAGCAGCCACCACGAGGCCAGCAGCCACCACAACAATCACCACAAATGCAGCAAACTCCACAAAGTCAACAACCACCACAAAACCAACAACGAAGGAATCCACAAGTTGTTAAACTTTCTGCAAGC
This genomic stretch from Dermacentor silvarum isolate Dsil-2018 chromosome 2, BIME_Dsil_1.4, whole genome shotgun sequence harbors:
- the LOC119442758 gene encoding polycomb complex protein BMI-1-A, with product MQGAGRKKLVELNPHLTCVLCGGYFVDATTIIECLHSFCKTCIVRYLEKHKLCPVCDVQVHKTRPLLNIRSDQTLQDIVYKLVPGLFRNEMRRRREFYASLPPSERSSRPISSEGRGDVRNVERLIFNREDLISVSLEYSARDILPIRPLLLGPPLPESQESPPGSRRYLLCPGGFTVGHLKKFLRAKFGLSKNHEVDVMYMHDHLLDEYALMDLAYIYSWRRNAPMRLLYRFPVLPPSLVSSSSKADDAVPVPPDEGKSIFIGSTASHQTTDVPPAGSASSKRSQAPSSDASANANAVCATNPSHVNPTSVNRSDTGSVSANRSSTINHVNSGFSQNATLLSNKDSTAVNVAANSQKPVEPISMNRERSPAKQPVETPSNKLPENAMSKQGAVSHTGSVGGLSPAGTPQPPRNQQPLKSQQSPQSQQPPRGQQPPRGQQPPQGQQPPQGQQPPRGQQPPQQSPQMQQTPQSQQPPQNQQRRNPQVVKLSASMECTPCLPTTPRVTGIKPGVEQKVPSSGASANQPASWLGRTPSSSPPVSRVVTSGQRPGSKATVFSKTTPPSHRKNGVSTANGVHSNLRLILPAPAKANGLTDSREVLPKATKASSRPSDSPSSPAKRPHLDSRPGKEAAVS